TGGTGGAATGCGAGTTTCTAGTGAAGCATTAACAATTGGAGAACTTGTGGCATTTATTTTATATTTAATGCAAATTGTTATGCCAATGAGTCAACTTTCTATGTTCTTTACACAATTCCAAAAGGCAATTGGCGCAACGGAACGCATTAATACAATTTTAGAATATGAAGTGGAACATCATATAGAAGGTGAAAATGTGGATTTTGAATATAACGAGGAAGAGAAAGTACTACAAAATATTCAATTTACGATTGAATCAAGAAAAGTGACTGCAATTGTAGGTCCAAGTGGTAGTGGGAAAACGACATTGTTTTCTTTATTAGAACGTTTTTATAAAGCTGATTCATCACGAAATCGTGCACATGGAGGTAGTGGTTTAGGATTGGCAATTGTGAAGAAAATGATTGATCTTCATAAGGGAGAGACCCGGATAGAGAGTGTAGTTGGAAAGGGAACGGAATTTATCGTTTTGATTCCTGGGAGTAAACATAGCACTTGAAAATAGAGAAGTGGGGGCAGAGGAAACTGTCTCTTACTTCTCTATTTGTTTAGTAAGAAATAAAAAAAATTATAGGTTACCTAGAAGTAACCTACGCACATCAAAGTGCATAATTGCATTTAGGATGATATACATATAGAATTCATGGTATGAAAAAGCAACTTAGAATGATTGAGGAGTGTTATATTTGGCAGAATTATTACAAGGAAAAAATGCATTAATTACAGGAGCAGGAAGAGGGATTGGCCGTGCTGTGGCAATTGCTTTAGCAAAAGAAGGTGTGAACGTTGGTCTTTTAGCACGCTCAGAAGAAAACTTAAAAGCAGTTGCGAAGGAAGTAGAAGCAGAAGGTGTAAAAGCTGTTATTGCTACTGCTGATGTATCTTCATATGAAGAAGTTACTACTGCTATTGAAACATTAAAAAAAGGATTAGGTTCTATTGATATTTTAATTAATAATGCGGGTATTTCTAAGTTTGGCAAATTCTTAGAATTAGATGTTGCTGATTGGGAAAAAATCATCCAAGTAAACTTAATGGGTGTATATTACGCAACTCGCGCAGCGCTACCAAGCATGATTGAACAACAGTCTGGTGACATTATTAATATTTCATCAACAGCAGGACAAAAAGGTGCACCAGTAACAAGTGCATACAGTGCTTCTAAATTTGGTGTTCTTGGTTTAACAGAATCGTTAGCAATGGAAGTACGTAAACACAACATTCGTGTAACAGCTTTAACACCAAGTACTGTTGCAACTGATATGGCGGTAGAATTAGGATTAACAGATGGTAACCCTGAGAAAGTCATGCAAGCAGAAGATATCGCTGAGTTTATCGTAGCGCAGCTGAAATTAAATAAACGTACATTTATTAAATCTGCAGGACTTTGGTCTACTAATCCGT
This sequence is a window from Bacillus pseudomycoides DSM 12442. Protein-coding genes within it:
- a CDS encoding 3-ketoacyl-ACP reductase produces the protein MAELLQGKNALITGAGRGIGRAVAIALAKEGVNVGLLARSEENLKAVAKEVEAEGVKAVIATADVSSYEEVTTAIETLKKGLGSIDILINNAGISKFGKFLELDVADWEKIIQVNLMGVYYATRAALPSMIEQQSGDIINISSTAGQKGAPVTSAYSASKFGVLGLTESLAMEVRKHNIRVTALTPSTVATDMAVELGLTDGNPEKVMQAEDIAEFIVAQLKLNKRTFIKSAGLWSTNP